One genomic window of Xanthobacter dioxanivorans includes the following:
- a CDS encoding lytic murein transglycosylase produces MRPGSRTLFLAVLLAALALQAPARAADAAFTQFIASLWPQAQTAGVSRETFERETRGLEPDYKLPDLALPGRPATGASAQAEFVQVPASYVKESTIARLAAEGRRLMQKHRAALDRIEGQFGVPATMVLALWGRETDYGRYTSPHDTLRVVATQAYVGRRKDQYRDEFILALKILDDGAVARKDFRSSWAGATGLTQFLPSEYYKHGVDLDGDGRVDIWRSVPDALASAAKQLADKGWQPGVRWAYEVRAPANADCTLGVPEVKRPIGEWLRSGFAPVERLSAAEQGQPASLLQPEGTYGPSFLTTKNYFVIKEYNFSDLYVLFVGHLSDRMVDPQPFVTPWTASTQLRTTSVVAMQKHLTRMGLYGDKIDGKAGMLTRAALGAYQKSAGLKVDCWPSEAVLQSMGAAR; encoded by the coding sequence GTGCGACCGGGCAGCCGCACCCTCTTCCTCGCCGTGCTGCTGGCGGCGCTGGCGTTGCAGGCGCCCGCCCGCGCGGCGGACGCCGCCTTCACGCAATTCATCGCCTCGCTGTGGCCGCAGGCGCAGACGGCCGGGGTCTCGCGCGAGACGTTCGAGCGTGAGACGCGCGGCCTGGAGCCCGACTACAAGCTGCCGGATCTCGCCTTGCCGGGACGGCCCGCCACCGGCGCATCGGCGCAGGCGGAGTTCGTGCAGGTGCCGGCCAGCTACGTCAAGGAATCCACCATCGCGCGGCTCGCCGCCGAGGGGCGGAGGCTGATGCAGAAGCACCGGGCCGCGCTCGACCGGATCGAAGGCCAGTTCGGCGTGCCGGCCACCATGGTGCTGGCCCTGTGGGGCCGGGAGACCGATTACGGCCGCTACACCTCCCCCCATGACACGCTGCGCGTGGTGGCGACGCAGGCCTATGTGGGCCGCCGCAAGGATCAGTATCGCGACGAGTTCATCCTGGCGCTGAAGATCCTCGATGACGGCGCGGTGGCGCGCAAGGACTTCCGCTCGTCCTGGGCAGGCGCCACCGGCCTCACCCAGTTCCTGCCCTCCGAATACTACAAGCACGGCGTCGATCTCGACGGCGATGGCCGGGTCGACATCTGGCGCTCGGTGCCGGATGCGCTGGCGTCCGCCGCCAAGCAGCTCGCCGACAAGGGCTGGCAGCCCGGCGTGCGCTGGGCCTACGAGGTCCGCGCGCCGGCGAACGCCGACTGCACCCTGGGCGTGCCCGAAGTCAAAAGGCCGATCGGCGAGTGGCTGCGCTCAGGCTTCGCCCCGGTCGAGAGGCTCTCCGCCGCCGAGCAGGGGCAGCCGGCGTCGCTGCTGCAGCCCGAGGGCACCTATGGCCCCTCCTTCCTCACCACGAAGAACTACTTCGTGATCAAGGAATACAATTTCTCCGATCTCTACGTGCTGTTCGTCGGCCATCTCTCCGACCGCATGGTGGACCCGCAGCCGTTCGTGACGCCGTGGACCGCCTCGACGCAGTTGCGCACCACTTCGGTGGTGGCGATGCAGAAGCACCTGACCCGCATGGGCCTCTACGGCGACAAGATCGACGGCAAGGCG